The Clostridiales bacterium genome has a segment encoding these proteins:
- a CDS encoding manganese efflux pump MntP family protein, protein MGLLELLLIGIGLSMDAFAASLCKGLNMKKPNLHNSVIIALFFGGFQAVMPLIGWLLGKQFERYITSIDHWIAFGLLSFIGGKAIYDVFNDDGCSRNCCDRLDIKELLILSIATSIDALAVGITFAFLKISIIPAVSLIGMTTFILSLVGVGIGHRFGVKFKSRSELAGGIVLILIGLKILIEHLFFQ, encoded by the coding sequence ATGGGATTATTGGAACTGTTATTGATCGGCATCGGCCTGTCGATGGACGCCTTTGCGGCATCGTTATGCAAGGGATTGAATATGAAAAAACCGAATCTGCATAATTCGGTAATCATAGCGCTTTTCTTTGGCGGATTTCAGGCAGTGATGCCGCTTATCGGCTGGCTGCTGGGGAAGCAGTTCGAACGGTATATCACAAGCATCGATCACTGGATCGCCTTTGGTTTGCTGTCATTCATCGGCGGAAAAGCGATATACGACGTATTCAATGACGATGGATGTTCCCGCAATTGCTGTGACAGACTTGACATCAAAGAGCTGCTCATACTGTCTATTGCCACGAGCATCGATGCTCTTGCAGTAGGCATCACCTTTGCATTTTTAAAGATATCTATTATCCCTGCTGTTTCATTGATCGGAATGACCACATTTATTCTTTCATTGGTCGGAGTTGGCATCGGTCATCGATTCGGCGTAAAATTCAAAAGCAGATCGGAGCTTGCGGGCGGAATCGTGCTTATCCTGATCGGGTTGAAGATTCTTATTGAGCACTTGTTCTTTCAATAG